The following nucleotide sequence is from bacterium.
TACCCAAAGGAGGTAACCATAGCCTGTTTTGATTACCCATTATCTGATGCAATAAGGGTTCGCTGTCTTTTAAGTGTTGGAATTCCCTTTTTCCTTTCCTTGATGGAAAAGGGCGTAGAAAAATTTTTTATAAAACCCTGTAGGGAAGGCTGTTTTGTCCCAAGTGCAAAACCCTACATTTCTAAAATGATAAGCAGGCTTGAGAAAATTTTGAAAGAGATAGGGCTTACAGGGGTTATAAATTTTTAAGTTATAAAGTTTTAAAGTTTATTAAATTTTCCTTGACAGCAAGATAAGGGAAATTATATAATTTTTTAAAATTTTTGGAGGTAAAGTAATATGGCAAGACAGAAGTTTGAAAGGACAAAGCCACATATTAATGTGGGAACCATTGGTCATATTGACCACGGTAAGACAACCCTTACCTCAGCAATAACCAAGGTATTGGAAAAGAAAGGGTTGGCAGAATACAGGTCATTTGATAGTATTGACAATGCACCTGAGGAAAAGGAGAGGGGGATAACCATTGCAATTGCCCATGTAGAGTATCAGACAGTCAATCGGCATTATGCCCATATCGATTGCCCAGGCCATGCTGACTACATCAAGAATATGATAACCGGTGCAGCCCAGATGGATGGTGCGATCCTTGTGGTAGCTGCCTCTGAGGGCCCTATGCCCCAGACAAGGGAGCATATCCTTTTGGCAAGGCAGGTTGGCGTTCCTTATATTGTTGTCTTTCTTAATAAGGTTGATATGGTAGCAGACCCAGAGCTCATTGAGCTGGTTGAGGTTGAATTAAGGGAGTTGCTCTCTGAATACAAATTCCCAGGTGATGAAATTCCCATAATTAGAGGAAGTGCCCTAAAGGCAGGGGAATGTGGCTGTGGAAAAGAGGATTGCCCAAATTGTGAGTGTATTATAAAGCTTATGGAGGCGGTAGACTCATATATTCCTATGCCAAAAAGGGAGATCGACAAGCCATTCCAGATGGCGGTTGAGGATGTCTTTTCCATAACCGGAAGGGGAACAGTTGCCACGGGA
It contains:
- the tuf gene encoding elongation factor Tu, which codes for MARQKFERTKPHINVGTIGHIDHGKTTLTSAITKVLEKKGLAEYRSFDSIDNAPEEKERGITIAIAHVEYQTVNRHYAHIDCPGHADYIKNMITGAAQMDGAILVVAASEGPMPQTREHILLARQVGVPYIVVFLNKVDMVADPELIELVEVELRELLSEYKFPGDEIPIIRGSALKAGECGCGKEDCPNCECIIKLMEAVDSYIPMPKREIDKPFQMAVEDVFSITGRGTVATGRIERGKIHVGDSVEIVGIQETRKSVVTGIEMFRKTLDEGEAGDNVGLLLRGIEKNQVERGQVIVAPGSITPHTRFKSEVYVLKKEEGGRHTPFFTGYRPQFYFRTTDVTGSIKLPEGVEMVMPGDNVNLEGELITPIAMEQGLRFAIREGGHTVGAGVVTEILE